One Acidobacteriota bacterium DNA window includes the following coding sequences:
- a CDS encoding enolase C-terminal domain-like protein — translation MKIVDIRATTVTVPLEAPLRHANGCHWGRFVRTIVEVETDEGIIGLGEMGGGGESAESVFRAMKNYLVGHDPARLEEMRFLIANPTASLYNNRTQILAALEFACLDILGQKWNVPVSEILGGRLQERVPFASYLFFRYPNPQDGTGEVRTVEQLVAHARELKARFGFTSHKLKGGVFAPEYELEGYRAVAAALDGDRFRFDPNGVWSTEQAIWFGQQIADIKNDYLEDPVFGLNGMRRVREKVRMPLATNTVVVNFEQLATNVLNTAVDVILLDTTFWGGIRACVKAAGICETFQLGVAVHSSGELGIQLATMLHLGAVIPNLSFAADAHYHHLIDDIIEGGKFQYENGSIAVPTGAGLGVKLDRDKLMDYSALYKRLGAYPYDQDPLRIGWTPTIPNNRWADPLDARQPTNIAF, via the coding sequence ATGAAGATTGTTGATATTCGAGCGACAACTGTTACCGTCCCGCTTGAAGCGCCGCTGCGCCACGCCAACGGCTGCCATTGGGGGCGTTTTGTGCGCACTATCGTTGAGGTTGAAACCGATGAAGGAATCATCGGGCTTGGTGAAATGGGCGGTGGCGGTGAATCGGCGGAATCGGTGTTTCGCGCCATGAAAAATTATCTTGTCGGGCATGACCCCGCGCGACTTGAAGAGATGCGCTTTCTGATTGCCAATCCGACAGCCTCGCTTTATAACAATCGCACACAAATTCTCGCGGCGCTTGAATTCGCCTGTCTCGATATTCTTGGACAAAAATGGAATGTACCGGTTTCGGAAATTCTCGGCGGTCGATTGCAGGAACGTGTGCCTTTCGCATCCTATCTTTTCTTTCGCTATCCGAATCCCCAAGATGGCACAGGTGAAGTCCGAACTGTTGAACAACTCGTAGCGCATGCGCGTGAGTTAAAAGCGCGCTTCGGGTTCACTTCACACAAACTTAAAGGCGGCGTATTTGCGCCTGAATATGAATTGGAAGGCTATCGCGCGGTTGCTGCTGCGCTAGATGGCGATAGGTTTCGCTTCGATCCGAATGGCGTCTGGTCAACTGAGCAAGCCATCTGGTTCGGGCAACAAATTGCAGACATAAAAAACGATTATCTGGAAGACCCGGTGTTCGGGTTGAACGGCATGCGACGGGTGCGTGAAAAAGTGCGAATGCCGCTTGCGACCAACACAGTGGTTGTCAATTTTGAACAACTCGCAACTAATGTTTTGAATACGGCAGTTGATGTCATCTTGCTTGATACGACTTTTTGGGGCGGCATTCGTGCCTGCGTTAAAGCCGCAGGCATCTGCGAAACTTTTCAACTCGGGGTTGCGGTGCATTCATCCGGTGAACTCGGCATCCAACTCGCAACCATGTTGCACCTCGGCGCAGTGATTCCGAATCTATCGTTTGCAGCCGATGCGCATTACCATCACCTTATCGACGACATTATCGAAGGCGGAAAATTTCAATATGAGAATGGCTCGATTGCGGTTCCCACAGGCGCAGGACTCGGTGTAAAACTCGACCGTGATAAATTGATGGACTATAGCGCGCTTTATAAACGATTGGGGGCTTATCCATACGATCAAGACCCCTTGAGGATTGGATGGACGCCGACGATTCCCAATAATCGTTGGGCTGACCCGTTGGATGCGAGGCAGCCCACTAATATCGCTTTTTGA
- the dnaA gene encoding chromosomal replication initiator protein DnaA: MQSDLLSAILSSISKRVNYQSFNTWFKPISYAAIDNSTFLLKVPNEFCRDWIINNYSDVLEESIRELDLDGYNLSFLIEEKGKAEGVVNNGNSQIANKPAKPPLINFHDLTVTGTQPAFELENVEPLLNPKYTFETFVVGSCNQFAHAASLAVVDMPSKTYNPLYIYGGVGLGKTHLMHAIGHAIKGRNNKVKLAYISSEKFMNELINAIRYDKTITFREKYRNIDILLMDDIQFIAGKERTQEEFFHTFNALYDSQKQIVISSDCPPREIPTLEERLHSRFEWGLIADIQPPDLETKVAILKRKAELEKIDLPDNVALFIASKIKSNIRELEGSLVRLVAYASLKGLPLGIELAQEVLKNIIEEESAGITIIQIQKVVANYYGLKVSDLKSKNNSRSVAVPRQVAMYLCKSLTKTSLPEIGREFGGKHHTTVLHSINKIAQLCKTDKVFHKVINSLIVDIK, from the coding sequence ATGCAATCGGACTTGCTCTCAGCGATTCTATCTTCTATTTCCAAAAGGGTAAATTATCAAAGTTTCAATACCTGGTTTAAACCGATTTCTTATGCGGCAATTGATAATTCCACTTTTTTGCTAAAAGTACCCAATGAATTTTGTAGAGATTGGATAATCAATAATTATTCAGATGTTTTAGAAGAGTCTATCAGAGAATTGGATTTGGACGGCTATAATTTAAGCTTCTTAATTGAAGAAAAAGGAAAAGCTGAGGGGGTAGTTAATAATGGCAATTCACAAATTGCGAATAAGCCTGCTAAACCACCATTGATTAATTTTCATGATCTGACCGTAACGGGAACCCAGCCAGCGTTTGAACTGGAAAATGTTGAACCGCTGCTCAACCCAAAATATACATTTGAAACTTTTGTGGTTGGTTCCTGTAATCAATTTGCTCATGCAGCCTCCCTGGCTGTCGTGGATATGCCATCTAAAACCTATAACCCACTATATATTTATGGCGGTGTAGGCTTGGGGAAAACTCACTTAATGCATGCCATTGGGCATGCGATTAAGGGTAGAAATAATAAGGTAAAGCTGGCTTATATCTCTTCGGAAAAGTTTATGAATGAGCTGATTAATGCCATACGTTACGATAAAACCATTACTTTTAGAGAAAAATATCGAAATATTGATATATTATTGATGGATGATATTCAATTCATTGCCGGCAAGGAGCGAACCCAGGAAGAATTTTTCCATACTTTTAATGCGCTATATGATTCGCAAAAACAAATCGTTATCTCAAGTGATTGTCCGCCACGAGAGATTCCCACACTGGAAGAACGTTTACATTCCCGGTTTGAATGGGGATTAATTGCAGATATTCAGCCACCTGATCTAGAAACTAAGGTTGCAATTTTAAAACGAAAGGCTGAATTAGAAAAAATAGATCTGCCGGATAATGTAGCCTTGTTTATAGCCAGTAAAATAAAATCGAATATACGCGAGTTAGAAGGGTCGCTGGTAAGACTTGTTGCTTATGCTTCACTGAAAGGTTTGCCTTTAGGGATAGAGCTTGCCCAGGAGGTTCTCAAGAATATTATTGAAGAAGAAAGTGCTGGCATTACCATCATTCAAATTCAAAAAGTAGTCGCGAACTACTATGGTTTAAAGGTGTCAGACCTTAAATCGAAGAATAATTCCCGCAGTGTTGCAGTGCCAAGACAGGTAGCAATGTATTTATGTAAATCACTTACAAAAACCAGTCTTCCAGAGATAGGTCGAGAATTTGGTGGAAAACATCATACAACAGTTTTGCACAGCATAAATAAAATTGCTCAGCTTTGTAAGACAGATAAGGTTTTCCACAAGGTTATCAACAGTTTAATTGTTGATATTAAATAA
- a CDS encoding alpha/beta hydrolase, with protein MKELFVAFLLSLVFLLCNPTAQADTDFESKVKHGYADNSGVKIHYASIGQGPLIVMIHGFPDFWYTWRDQMAALSANYQAVAIDQRGYNLSDKPKGVENYDIKFLVSDVAAVIKHLGKDKAIIVGHDWGGFVAWSFAMAMPDMTEKLIILNLPHPRGLARELATNPKQQQNSAYARAFQKEGAEKQLTAEGLARWVKDPKAREKYIEAFKRSDFEAMLNYYKRNYPREPYQEDPSPVIKIKMPVLLIHGLSDTALLAGALNNTWEWVEKDLTLVTIPGAGHFVQQDASEMVTKSIKMWLAR; from the coding sequence ATGAAAGAACTATTCGTCGCATTCTTGTTGTCGTTGGTCTTTCTTCTATGCAACCCAACAGCTCAGGCTGATACGGATTTTGAGAGCAAGGTTAAGCACGGGTATGCAGATAATAGTGGTGTGAAAATTCACTATGCCAGCATTGGTCAAGGACCGCTCATTGTCATGATTCACGGCTTTCCGGATTTCTGGTATACTTGGCGCGATCAAATGGCGGCGCTTTCTGCGAACTATCAAGCTGTAGCCATTGACCAGCGCGGTTACAACCTCAGCGACAAACCCAAGGGTGTAGAAAATTACGATATTAAATTTTTGGTGAGTGATGTTGCTGCGGTCATCAAACATCTCGGTAAAGATAAAGCCATCATTGTCGGCCACGATTGGGGCGGTTTCGTAGCCTGGTCATTTGCGATGGCAATGCCTGATATGACCGAGAAATTAATTATTCTCAACTTACCGCATCCGCGAGGACTGGCGCGCGAACTCGCAACCAATCCCAAGCAACAGCAAAACAGTGCCTATGCGCGCGCTTTTCAAAAAGAGGGTGCTGAAAAACAACTCACGGCTGAGGGCTTGGCGCGTTGGGTGAAAGACCCAAAGGCTCGTGAAAAATATATTGAAGCCTTCAAGCGTTCCGATTTTGAAGCGATGCTCAACTATTACAAACGCAACTATCCGCGTGAGCCTTATCAAGAAGACCCGTCGCCGGTGATTAAAATTAAAATGCCTGTGCTGTTAATTCATGGACTCAGCGATACGGCGCTGCTTGCCGGGGCATTGAATAATACCTGGGAGTGGGTGGAAAAAGATTTAACCCTTGTCACCATTCCCGGCGCTGGTCACTTTGTGCAACAGGACGCCTCAGAGATGGTGACAAAAAGCATCAAGATGTGGCTTGCGCGGTGA
- a CDS encoding tetratricopeptide repeat protein: MQIPILNQKRKVLFAFEETSKNIIQAYGKLASNDFNQAQALFDQSINLLDSEICRKMVADDVLTSNKWKKEYTEALLGKAKTLFALEKHSGAYHQAERLLNEGFKIRNEWLEGHELMAQYALAIGFGKEAREHIKRILSIDPNYNNAVHLMAVADFECGGYQEAVKKFSTLPESSNTLCYTARCYLKVGDFDSGITLLERAEARFGENYEINYFLGCAYGWSGRFDDARRILGQLIRWVPRRPEPLIQLGNVCLMSGWYEEAERFYKEALKYNLQNVETIFYGLATICLLTNRVFEFTDYQQKIEVNKNATDLNYCLLAAQMELNNDLEKSLMQYELVQSVELLGIVKLRMGLLQFKLRNYPAALWSLKQSSQYHPNDKHLIKMLGAAAIFSGEYAEAIKYWGRLSEEDGIPNEAFKNAFQGLIQQLITRRLIDEAILWLENYIEKNKDEDISKKLAEICFTYAIDLLSQKQPDFEKIKKLLNTGKFITNNLKYDYGLSLVDLKQKDYAIAVERLRFILAANSINPGASYHLGLALYLADEVTAAENVLRHGVAVAYKQPKKSGRLKIALAYVLMVQKRYNKAIITLDELLTGEEKQPTAIIETALDLKIRCLALSGKWEAAERLAVKLLPHRQFETANVILGKRCLEMGDYFAGFLLIESCLIKSQPDSFASLGLNKKMQDALAQLAVKIAVTNILNQRLDDAKSIIERTLALIDQTNDIEKPLRVFYKALEMDDRQVIKNLADIYKDVPVKLELQADDFTPSDKYIPIVLPAKLPSIENIIEAPKFNPADWDASPYPNPMVFFDR; encoded by the coding sequence ATGCAAATACCGATTCTAAACCAAAAAAGAAAAGTCTTGTTTGCCTTTGAGGAAACTTCAAAAAATATCATACAGGCATATGGTAAATTGGCTTCCAATGATTTTAACCAGGCACAGGCGCTTTTTGATCAATCAATAAATCTTCTCGATTCGGAGATTTGCAGAAAAATGGTTGCTGATGATGTTTTAACCAGTAATAAGTGGAAAAAAGAGTATACGGAAGCGCTTTTAGGGAAGGCTAAAACACTATTTGCTTTGGAAAAACATAGTGGAGCTTATCATCAAGCAGAAAGATTGTTAAATGAAGGATTTAAAATAAGGAATGAGTGGTTGGAAGGGCATGAATTAATGGCGCAATATGCCTTAGCTATAGGATTTGGAAAAGAGGCTCGAGAACACATAAAACGGATATTATCAATAGACCCAAATTATAATAATGCAGTTCATTTAATGGCGGTTGCCGATTTCGAGTGTGGTGGTTATCAGGAAGCGGTTAAAAAATTCAGTACACTTCCGGAATCATCCAATACACTTTGTTATACAGCTCGCTGTTACTTAAAAGTTGGGGATTTCGATTCTGGAATAACGCTTCTTGAGCGTGCCGAGGCGCGTTTTGGTGAAAATTATGAGATTAATTATTTCTTGGGTTGCGCTTATGGATGGTCTGGTCGCTTCGACGATGCGCGACGCATCTTGGGCCAACTGATTCGCTGGGTTCCTCGCCGTCCGGAGCCTTTAATTCAATTGGGAAATGTGTGTTTGATGTCAGGATGGTATGAGGAAGCAGAACGCTTTTACAAAGAGGCTTTGAAATATAATCTCCAAAATGTAGAGACAATTTTTTATGGACTCGCAACCATCTGTCTTTTGACCAATAGAGTTTTCGAGTTTACTGATTATCAGCAAAAAATCGAGGTGAATAAAAATGCCACAGACCTAAATTATTGTCTGCTCGCAGCACAAATGGAATTGAATAATGATCTTGAGAAAAGCCTAATGCAGTATGAATTAGTCCAATCAGTCGAGCTGTTAGGTATTGTGAAATTAAGGATGGGGTTGTTGCAATTTAAATTAAGAAATTATCCCGCTGCTTTGTGGAGCCTGAAGCAATCATCTCAATATCACCCCAATGATAAACACCTAATTAAAATGCTTGGGGCAGCGGCAATTTTTTCCGGTGAATACGCTGAAGCGATTAAATACTGGGGGCGTTTAAGTGAGGAAGATGGGATTCCTAATGAGGCTTTTAAAAATGCTTTTCAAGGTCTGATTCAGCAATTGATAACTAGAAGATTGATTGATGAAGCAATCCTCTGGTTGGAAAATTATATTGAAAAGAATAAAGATGAAGACATCTCCAAAAAACTTGCTGAAATTTGTTTTACATATGCAATTGATTTATTAAGCCAAAAGCAGCCAGATTTTGAAAAGATAAAAAAATTACTAAATACAGGTAAGTTTATTACAAATAATTTAAAGTATGATTATGGTTTGAGTTTAGTAGATTTAAAACAGAAAGATTATGCAATCGCAGTGGAGAGATTGCGGTTCATTCTGGCAGCAAATTCAATTAATCCAGGTGCCAGTTACCATCTGGGATTAGCACTGTATTTAGCAGACGAAGTAACGGCTGCTGAAAATGTCCTCAGACATGGCGTGGCTGTAGCTTATAAACAGCCCAAAAAAAGCGGTCGGTTAAAAATCGCATTAGCTTACGTGCTGATGGTTCAAAAGCGCTACAACAAGGCGATAATAACTTTAGACGAACTATTAACTGGCGAAGAGAAGCAACCCACAGCGATAATTGAAACTGCATTAGATTTAAAAATTCGCTGTTTAGCATTAAGTGGGAAGTGGGAAGCCGCCGAGCGCCTGGCGGTCAAACTGCTCCCACATCGGCAGTTTGAAACGGCAAATGTGATTTTAGGAAAGCGCTGTCTTGAAATGGGAGATTATTTTGCGGGATTTTTATTAATAGAAAGCTGTTTAATTAAAAGCCAACCTGACAGTTTTGCAAGCCTGGGATTGAATAAAAAGATGCAGGATGCGCTTGCACAACTTGCCGTAAAAATCGCTGTGACAAATATTCTCAATCAGAGATTAGATGATGCTAAATCAATCATTGAGCGAACACTGGCATTGATTGATCAAACCAATGATATTGAAAAACCCCTAAGAGTTTTTTACAAAGCCTTAGAAATGGATGATAGGCAGGTCATCAAGAATTTAGCGGATATTTATAAAGATGTGCCCGTCAAGTTGGAATTACAAGCAGATGATTTCACTCCTTCAGATAAATATATTCCCATCGTTTTGCCAGCCAAATTGCCCTCCATCGAGAATATAATTGAAGCGCCAAAGTTTAATCCCGCAGATTGGGATGCTTCACCTTATCCAAACCCGATGGTTTTCTTTGATCGTTAA
- the dnaN gene encoding DNA polymerase III subunit beta, with product MKFSINKAEILKELNALQGVVEKKNTIPILSNILIEATDASTIAFLATDLDISLQTVCAADVATPGAVVVQAKKLFDIVRNLPDAEIHFLKEDNDWVKILCGSSEFKIVGQSKENFPSTTMAENYDTTLSASVMNNLIQRTIYAITQEESRYALNGAMFVTDVDKLEMVATDGHRLALASVAHEQNQVAEKKSFIIPKKALSEILKLTTGVEEPMEFATDENHLYFKIGARRFTSRKLAGQFPNYELVIPKNNDKAVPLNTERIAQAIKRAALMADERSHSVKFEFEKSKLNITSQSADVGELRETIPIDYTDASVFIGFNAQYLLDFFNVVSSDEVVIEFKDEQSPALIRPAKDEGCDYRYIVMPMRLM from the coding sequence ATGAAATTCAGTATTAATAAAGCGGAAATACTAAAGGAGTTGAATGCCTTACAGGGAGTTGTGGAAAAAAAGAACACCATTCCAATACTCTCTAATATACTAATAGAAGCCACAGATGCTTCGACCATCGCATTTTTGGCTACAGACCTTGATATTTCGCTTCAGACTGTTTGTGCAGCGGATGTCGCTACACCGGGAGCCGTTGTGGTTCAGGCAAAGAAATTATTTGATATTGTTCGCAACCTGCCGGATGCCGAAATCCATTTCCTAAAAGAAGACAATGACTGGGTAAAAATTTTGTGTGGCTCTTCAGAATTTAAAATTGTCGGGCAATCAAAAGAAAATTTTCCGTCAACAACAATGGCAGAAAACTACGACACAACCTTATCAGCCAGCGTAATGAACAACCTGATTCAAAGAACCATCTATGCCATCACTCAGGAAGAATCGCGTTATGCGCTCAACGGAGCGATGTTCGTTACAGATGTCGATAAGCTGGAAATGGTAGCAACCGACGGTCACCGTTTAGCCTTAGCGAGCGTTGCCCATGAACAAAATCAGGTTGCTGAAAAGAAGAGTTTCATTATTCCTAAAAAAGCCTTGTCGGAAATTTTGAAACTCACAACCGGAGTAGAAGAACCTATGGAGTTTGCGACTGATGAAAATCATCTCTATTTCAAAATTGGCGCAAGGAGATTTACCTCCAGGAAACTAGCCGGGCAATTTCCCAACTATGAACTGGTCATTCCTAAAAACAATGATAAAGCGGTGCCGCTTAATACAGAGCGAATTGCGCAGGCAATCAAACGCGCGGCTTTGATGGCTGATGAAAGAAGTCATAGTGTGAAATTTGAGTTTGAAAAATCCAAACTCAATATCACCTCGCAAAGCGCCGATGTCGGTGAACTGCGCGAAACCATTCCGATTGATTACACAGATGCAAGCGTCTTTATCGGGTTTAATGCGCAATACCTCCTGGACTTTTTCAATGTCGTCAGTTCCGATGAAGTGGTGATTGAATTTAAAGATGAACAAAGCCCTGCATTAATTCGCCCGGCAAAAGATGAAGGTTGCGATTATCGCTATATCGTCATGCCGATGCGATTGATGTAG
- a CDS encoding AMIN domain-containing protein, with amino-acid sequence MKVCWKQLTLAVSLFFFCIIAVQVNGDRTKFGESRSVLLPSEAIIDERCFPVLTVNGKVGFIASATTGSALSFSTVTGRIMSSVVVGENAGAISLVETDSRRLLAVPAVNDPEHDKPASVSIIDATRPKELEIAALTILPKTARLTPASRAHLTSDGRFGLIASSFNQSMLYSFSTTTGQIIGQLTLAGQPSEIALRNVGANHFIAVASAAANTLSIIKLDANGLLTQISTFAPKNAHFAESNNPALSIDGRIAYIAASQGESLFAIEVTTGELLSTLKVFPSPQRISLARNQNREELIAITRTHSTTANQSGGVMIAVGSRGQLQGRSIFDPPEPIEFSDINNVVFNDDASLAFVGAKSGMLFAFNTATGELHSHLLLGGELMSIAFNGAAQKIIAAKRNAHRDEISIIDFDFVSSQETDERILKPDYSLAENLTTPSPNPPALSSNRSTIMTPVSKAIPRVTMRDGAGNQIQIDASRVRFRSSKTLEIALDGKLTELIERGGWKFNVRTASTDEAKPQGTRAAPQISRVIIKPAKNEAGNLRIKIGGSNFQEGNVVEFIKAGAVLFRQKPDSLTTDELLIKIPEHKYQSLGLFSLRVINTAKLASNTVDVEPFNRETIANADAQILNKTREFPLPSSSIVGSISAKALGNGVQVFVKTNTQAQYSDFTLRNPSRIVVDVIGAENAIGYKTLRVNSSAISKVRVGQPSDGVVRIVLDASHNVPYKITHNRGFLIITAGEAALFAGK; translated from the coding sequence ATGAAGGTCTGTTGGAAACAATTAACGCTTGCTGTTAGTCTTTTTTTCTTTTGTATAATCGCTGTTCAGGTCAACGGTGACCGCACAAAATTTGGAGAAAGCCGCAGCGTCTTATTACCATCGGAGGCAATTATTGATGAACGTTGTTTCCCGGTTTTAACTGTCAATGGCAAGGTTGGGTTCATCGCCTCTGCGACGACAGGTTCAGCCCTGTCGTTTAGCACAGTAACGGGCAGAATCATGTCTTCGGTAGTGGTGGGCGAAAACGCTGGAGCTATTTCCCTGGTTGAAACCGACTCTCGCCGGTTGCTCGCTGTACCGGCAGTCAATGACCCTGAACATGATAAACCTGCAAGTGTTTCCATAATTGATGCCACCAGACCCAAAGAATTGGAAATTGCCGCGCTGACGATTTTGCCGAAAACCGCTCGCTTAACGCCTGCCTCGCGCGCTCATCTGACTAGCGATGGACGCTTTGGTCTGATTGCTTCAAGTTTCAACCAATCAATGCTCTATTCATTCAGCACAACTACCGGACAAATCATCGGACAATTAACCCTTGCGGGACAACCATCGGAGATCGCTTTACGAAATGTCGGAGCTAATCACTTTATTGCCGTAGCCAGCGCAGCAGCCAATACGCTTTCAATCATTAAACTCGACGCGAACGGACTTTTAACTCAAATATCAACATTTGCGCCTAAAAATGCACATTTTGCTGAATCAAACAATCCTGCGCTAAGTATTGACGGGCGTATTGCCTACATCGCTGCGAGCCAAGGTGAATCCCTGTTTGCGATTGAGGTTACGACTGGCGAATTGCTCAGCACCTTGAAAGTGTTTCCCTCACCACAGCGAATTTCGCTTGCCCGAAATCAAAATCGCGAAGAATTAATCGCCATCACTCGCACGCATTCAACAACTGCTAATCAATCTGGCGGCGTGATGATTGCTGTCGGTTCCAGAGGCCAACTACAAGGGCGAAGCATTTTCGACCCGCCGGAGCCAATCGAGTTTTCTGACATCAATAATGTTGTATTTAATGATGATGCTTCGTTGGCTTTCGTGGGCGCAAAAAGCGGGATGCTTTTTGCATTCAATACGGCAACCGGTGAATTGCATTCGCATCTTTTGCTCGGCGGGGAATTGATGAGCATTGCTTTTAATGGCGCTGCACAGAAAATTATTGCTGCAAAACGCAATGCCCATCGTGATGAAATTTCAATTATTGATTTCGATTTCGTCAGTTCTCAAGAAACTGATGAACGTATTTTAAAACCGGACTATTCACTAGCTGAGAACCTGACAACTCCTTCTCCAAATCCACCTGCTCTCTCCAGCAATCGCTCAACGATAATGACGCCGGTATCCAAAGCCATTCCGAGGGTGACAATGCGCGATGGCGCGGGCAATCAAATTCAAATTGATGCCTCGCGTGTGCGCTTCCGTTCTAGCAAAACTTTGGAAATTGCTTTGGATGGAAAGCTGACCGAACTTATTGAACGCGGCGGCTGGAAATTTAATGTGAGAACCGCGTCAACCGATGAAGCGAAGCCTCAAGGAACTCGTGCCGCGCCGCAAATCAGTCGGGTTATTATTAAGCCTGCGAAGAACGAAGCAGGGAATTTGCGGATTAAAATTGGCGGTTCAAATTTTCAAGAAGGCAATGTTGTTGAATTCATTAAGGCTGGAGCCGTTTTATTCAGGCAAAAACCTGACAGTTTAACTACTGATGAATTGCTGATAAAAATTCCCGAACATAAATACCAATCGCTAGGGCTTTTCAGCCTTCGGGTTATCAATACTGCAAAACTCGCCTCAAACACCGTCGATGTCGAGCCTTTTAATAGGGAAACGATAGCCAATGCTGATGCGCAAATACTAAATAAAACCAGGGAATTTCCTTTGCCGTCGTCATCCATCGTTGGCAGCATCAGCGCCAAAGCGCTTGGCAACGGCGTCCAGGTATTCGTAAAAACCAATACCCAAGCCCAGTATTCAGATTTCACTTTGCGCAATCCTTCACGCATTGTTGTCGATGTCATCGGAGCAGAAAACGCTATTGGATACAAAACTCTGCGGGTCAACTCATCAGCTATCTCAAAAGTGCGAGTTGGTCAACCATCCGATGGCGTCGTGCGCATCGTTCTTGATGCATCGCACAACGTTCCTTATAAAATAACTCACAACCGTGGCTTTTTGATTATTACAGCGGGTGAAGCGGCACTCTTCGCAGGCAAATAA